A stretch of the Pirellulales bacterium genome encodes the following:
- a CDS encoding DUF2617 family protein: MLSVRPKVAELVFQLYGRSLHPELFEVYSSHTVKRGGYEATISITSAGHIVTWRYDGLVLTEVCTSAHHPLPQKRRLLSYRLKGERSDRMECRGGAAYQVNFQLEPVEPEVFWTFQQELAFSGERQGMLHHFNSSGRMALGALSYINVETRNRSLLVQAFHTFPDDYAIVKSQSLYEVP, translated from the coding sequence GTGCTTTCCGTTCGACCAAAAGTCGCCGAGTTGGTATTCCAACTCTATGGAAGGTCGCTGCACCCCGAGTTGTTCGAAGTCTATAGCAGCCACACCGTCAAACGTGGCGGTTACGAGGCCACGATCAGCATCACCAGCGCTGGCCACATCGTTACCTGGCGGTACGACGGTCTGGTGCTGACCGAGGTTTGCACGTCGGCCCATCATCCGCTGCCGCAAAAGCGGCGCCTGCTGTCATACCGGCTGAAGGGGGAACGCAGCGATCGGATGGAATGCCGGGGCGGTGCCGCCTACCAGGTCAACTTCCAGTTGGAACCGGTCGAGCCCGAGGTCTTCTGGACTTTCCAGCAAGAGCTAGCATTCTCGGGCGAGCGGCAAGGCATGCTGCACCATTTCAATTCCAGCGGTCGCATGGCCCTGGGCGCGCTCAGTTACATCAACGTCGAGACGCGCAATCGCAGCCTGCTGGTCCAGGCCTTCCACACCTTTCCTGACGATTACGCGATCGTCAAAAGCCAGTCGCTCTACGAAGTACCGTAG
- a CDS encoding PA0069 family radical SAM protein, whose protein sequence is MSDEKRTKMVGRGATTSPANRFEAVHLESQFDDLEADDESLDGRRAVPTQFLPDSSQSIFATNDSPDISFRYSINAYRGCEHGCAYCYARPSHEYLGMNAGLDFETKVMVKHDAPALLRAALAKSSWQGEMITMSGVTDCYQPIERKLRLTRGLLEVMSEAQQCCGIITKNALVGRDLDILTELGRQNLVHVHISITTLDNELCGSLEPRTSRPAARLAVVRRLAEAGVPVGVMVAPIIPGLNDHEMPAILAAAARAGAQHASYVLLRLPLAVEPVFRDWLATHRPDAVSRIETRIRSTRGGAMYRSGFAERQRGRGKYAEQIKQTFQVFRAKHGLDRPLAPLDTSLFRPPRPSSGQMSLF, encoded by the coding sequence ATGTCGGACGAAAAACGCACCAAGATGGTCGGTCGTGGCGCGACGACCAGCCCGGCCAATCGTTTCGAGGCGGTGCATCTGGAATCGCAGTTCGACGATCTCGAAGCCGATGACGAATCGCTCGACGGCCGGCGTGCCGTGCCAACGCAGTTTTTGCCCGACAGTTCGCAATCGATTTTTGCCACCAACGACAGTCCCGACATTAGCTTTCGTTACAGTATCAACGCCTATCGCGGTTGCGAGCATGGGTGTGCCTACTGCTATGCGCGGCCGTCGCACGAATACCTGGGCATGAACGCCGGGCTCGATTTCGAGACCAAAGTCATGGTCAAGCACGACGCGCCGGCGCTACTGCGGGCAGCGCTCGCAAAGTCGAGCTGGCAAGGCGAAATGATCACGATGTCCGGCGTCACCGATTGTTATCAACCGATCGAGCGCAAGTTGCGTTTGACGCGCGGCCTGCTGGAGGTCATGAGCGAAGCGCAACAATGTTGCGGTATCATCACGAAAAATGCGCTCGTCGGACGCGATCTCGACATTCTCACCGAGCTGGGGCGGCAAAACCTGGTTCATGTCCACATCAGCATTACCACGCTCGACAACGAGCTCTGCGGTTCGCTGGAACCGCGCACGTCGCGCCCTGCCGCGCGATTGGCCGTCGTACGACGCCTGGCCGAGGCCGGTGTGCCGGTGGGAGTCATGGTCGCACCGATCATTCCTGGATTGAACGATCACGAAATGCCAGCGATCCTGGCCGCGGCCGCCCGGGCCGGCGCGCAGCACGCGAGCTATGTTTTGTTGCGACTGCCGCTGGCCGTGGAACCAGTCTTCCGGGATTGGCTGGCCACGCACCGCCCTGATGCCGTGTCACGGATCGAAACGCGCATCCGCTCGACGCGCGGCGGGGCGATGTACCGGTCTGGTTTTGCCGAGCGGCAGCGCGGCCGCGGTAAATACGCCGAACAAATCAAGCAGACGTTTCAAGTCTTTCGCGCGAAGCACGGTCTCGATCGGCCGCTCGCGCCGCTCGACACGTCGTTGTTTCGACCGCCGCGGCCGTCGTCCGGTCAAATGAGTCTGTTCTAG
- a CDS encoding replication-associated recombination protein A gives MKPNRGPSLFEAGEAQNRRRAQPLAARMRPRTLAEFVGQRQFLGEGKLLNRLLKADRLGSVIFYGPPGTGKTTLARLLAAESKSAFVQLNAVTSGVKELRETLDGARDRLSGGGNKTLLFVDEIHRFNRAQQDVLLPDVEEGIVILVGATTQNPFFAINSALVSRSRVFQFEALSVDDIKQVLRSALADKERGLGSEDVRLEDDALEFLAEISDGDARRALSALEVGVLSSNSRPLIFTRSLAEESVQRKAVAYDRTGDAHYDAASALIKSIRGSDPDAALYWLAQMLEAGEDVRFLARRIVIAASEDIGNADPHALPLAVAAMQATEFVGLPECQLPLAQAVTYLACAPKSNAATVGISEARADVKTGRLLPVPVHLKDSHYSGAKRLGHGESYEYAHNAPDAVAAQDYLGVEREYYRPVPRGFESELAERLKKIRIRLREGKAQQAASKPAPHERE, from the coding sequence ATGAAGCCTAATCGCGGACCTTCTCTGTTCGAAGCGGGCGAAGCACAGAATCGCCGGCGGGCGCAGCCCCTGGCCGCGCGCATGCGCCCCCGCACGCTGGCTGAATTCGTGGGCCAGCGCCAGTTCTTGGGAGAAGGAAAATTGCTGAACCGGTTACTGAAGGCCGATCGCCTGGGCTCGGTCATCTTTTACGGCCCTCCCGGCACGGGCAAGACGACGCTCGCGCGTCTGCTCGCCGCGGAAAGCAAAAGCGCTTTCGTTCAACTCAATGCGGTCACGAGCGGCGTGAAGGAACTGCGAGAAACACTGGATGGCGCCCGCGATCGACTATCGGGCGGCGGCAACAAAACGCTGCTCTTTGTCGACGAGATCCATCGCTTCAATCGCGCGCAGCAAGACGTGCTGCTGCCGGATGTCGAAGAAGGCATCGTGATCCTGGTGGGTGCGACGACGCAAAATCCATTTTTCGCTATCAATAGCGCGCTCGTGAGCCGCAGCCGTGTTTTTCAGTTCGAGGCGTTGTCGGTGGACGATATCAAGCAGGTCCTGCGCAGTGCATTAGCGGACAAGGAGCGCGGCCTGGGCTCTGAAGACGTGCGGCTCGAGGATGATGCTCTCGAGTTCCTGGCCGAAATAAGCGACGGCGACGCGCGCCGGGCCCTGTCGGCGCTTGAGGTCGGCGTGCTTTCGAGCAATTCGCGACCGCTGATATTTACGAGATCACTTGCCGAAGAATCCGTGCAGCGCAAAGCCGTGGCGTACGACCGGACGGGGGACGCTCATTACGACGCAGCGAGCGCGCTGATCAAGAGCATCCGCGGCAGCGACCCTGACGCAGCACTGTATTGGCTGGCACAAATGCTCGAGGCAGGCGAGGACGTGCGCTTTCTGGCCAGGCGGATCGTGATCGCGGCCAGTGAAGACATCGGCAATGCCGACCCGCACGCGCTGCCGCTGGCCGTGGCCGCGATGCAAGCGACCGAATTCGTGGGCCTACCGGAATGCCAGTTGCCGCTGGCGCAGGCGGTCACATATCTGGCCTGCGCGCCGAAGTCGAACGCTGCCACGGTAGGAATCTCGGAAGCGCGCGCCGACGTTAAAACGGGTCGCCTGCTGCCGGTGCCGGTCCATCTGAAAGACAGCCATTATTCCGGAGCGAAGCGGTTGGGGCACGGCGAAAGCTACGAGTACGCGCACAACGCGCCGGATGCCGTGGCGGCACAAGACTACCTGGGAGTCGAGCGCGAATACTACCGACCAGTGCCACGCGGTTTCGAATCCGAATTGGCCGAACGGCTGAAAAAAATTCGGATCCGCCTGCGCGAGGGAAAGGCGCAGCAAGCTGCTAGCAAACCCGCGCCGCATGAGCGCGAATGA
- a CDS encoding DUF488 domain-containing protein, with translation MAQRTLFTIGHSTHPWEEFVAILQAWKIETLVDVRTVPQSRAFPWFAKARMTRALPKAGIEYVHLPALGGLRRAKKDSVNAGWQNSSFRGYADYMQSDDFEQGLAELNALRRKSRTCIMCSEAVWWRCHRRMIADAEVTRVIPVKHLMSATKATPHELTEFAVVKKRRGSPALVTYPQPAA, from the coding sequence ATGGCTCAGCGAACTCTCTTCACGATCGGGCATTCAACGCACCCGTGGGAAGAGTTTGTCGCAATTCTGCAGGCCTGGAAAATCGAAACATTGGTCGACGTGCGCACCGTTCCGCAGTCGCGCGCCTTTCCGTGGTTTGCCAAGGCACGCATGACTCGGGCCCTTCCGAAAGCTGGCATCGAATACGTTCACCTGCCGGCGCTCGGTGGGCTACGACGGGCGAAGAAGGATTCCGTCAACGCTGGGTGGCAAAATTCCAGCTTCCGGGGATACGCCGACTATATGCAGAGCGATGATTTCGAGCAGGGCCTGGCTGAGTTGAACGCGCTGCGACGCAAATCTCGCACTTGCATCATGTGCTCCGAAGCAGTCTGGTGGCGCTGCCATCGCCGGATGATTGCCGATGCCGAGGTCACGCGTGTCATCCCTGTGAAGCACTTGATGAGCGCGACCAAGGCGACGCCGCATGAGCTCACGGAGTTTGCCGTGGTCAAGAAACGGCGCGGCAGTCCGGCCCTGGTCACGTATCCGCAGCCGGCCGCCTGA